The Armatimonadota bacterium genome includes a region encoding these proteins:
- a CDS encoding periplasmic heavy metal sensor, whose protein sequence is MVRKVVAVALVLVLAFALMAYAQNQPQVKPAKQKPVVGGFAGPQGLIGRRPIDKTYWFYRNVYLQRYLLPPGRGELEKLAVTIGLTAEQKQKILELCKQFMEKVRPLLEQKAAGTKEVLDILQSPSPNKGALNAAANKVSQAESAILDAEFDFWLAFRGILNAQQQQGFAQFLQQKVQREIGGPRPPAPGAPQPPAKP, encoded by the coding sequence ATGGTTAGAAAAGTAGTTGCAGTAGCTTTGGTTCTGGTTCTGGCGTTTGCGTTGATGGCATATGCCCAGAATCAGCCGCAGGTCAAGCCGGCAAAACAGAAGCCGGTTGTAGGCGGATTTGCTGGTCCGCAGGGTCTTATAGGGCGGAGACCCATAGATAAAACTTATTGGTTCTATCGCAATGTCTATCTTCAGAGATATCTGCTACCGCCTGGAAGAGGCGAGCTTGAAAAGCTTGCTGTTACTATAGGGTTGACCGCGGAGCAGAAGCAGAAAATTCTTGAGCTCTGCAAGCAGTTTATGGAAAAGGTTAGACCCTTACTTGAACAGAAAGCAGCCGGAACGAAAGAAGTGTTAGACATACTGCAGAGTCCATCGCCGAACAAGGGCGCGCTAAATGCAGCTGCGAATAAGGTCTCTCAGGCAGAAAGCGCTATTCTAGATGCTGAGTTTGATTTCTGGTTGGCGTTTAGGGGCATACTGAATGCTCAGCAACAGCAAGGCTTCGCGCAGTTTTTACAGCAGAAAGTGCAGAGAGAGATAGGAGGTCCGCGCCCGCCAGCGCCAGGTGCGCCTCAGCCTCCTGCAAAGCCCTAG